Proteins from a single region of Bombus pascuorum chromosome 5, iyBomPasc1.1, whole genome shotgun sequence:
- the LOC132907077 gene encoding small ribosomal subunit protein eS17 translates to MSRVRTKTVKKAAKLIIEKYYTRLTMDFHTNKRICEEIAIIPSKSLRNKIAGFVTHLMKRLRHSQVRGISIKLQEEERERRDNYVPEVSALEHDIIEVDPETKEMLQMLGFNNIPGLQLTQSQLPPYSRRS, encoded by the exons ATG AGTCGCGTTAGGACAAAGACGGTCAAAAAGGCCGCGAAGCTGATCATCGAGAAATATTATACTCGATTGACCATGGACTTTCATACGAATAAGAGGATATGCGAAGAAATTGCTATTATCCCCAGTAAATCTTTGCGAAACAAAATCGCTGG ATTTGTTACGCACTTGATGAAGCGTCTGAGACACAGTCAAGTACGTGGCATTTCCATCAAACTccaagaagaagagagagaacgtAGGGACAACTATGTTCCTGAGGTGTCTGCTTTGGAGCACGATATTATCGAGGTAGATCCAGAAACCAAGGAAATGTTACAAATGCTTGGATTTAACAACATTCCAGGACTTCAACTCACACAATCCCAACTACCACCATATAGCAGACgttcttaa
- the LOC132907071 gene encoding ubiquitin carboxyl-terminal hydrolase 3-like produces MECPHLAQSVQFGGNDVEANCTKDLPFVCAVCGTEKSTWLCLYCGAIHCGRYVAGHALQHHEENNQHCVCIDCENLAVFCYMCDEYVINDTTSGQIEKIRRVTFRKDEHKENEENWNTSPSTTPSSRRENSDDNDADALWKAEVVVRNLRPRTARKRLHSLDGTSGDNRPATKRRSSKITKEKKVVGLRNLGNTCFMNVVLQSFNNISHFCEYLTQMPCLEGIPFDEPPTHRGRIVTPGRAKEFMSDALLAEELRKVLLGLNLGGSNGQAISPECLFLVIWKVVPRFRGYQQQDAHEFLTYMLDRLHTELLQLLPRLGHEPLGLRGKQSIVTAVFGGTLLSVVHCMNCRTDSKTHEPFQDLSLDIPDRLQRRTKEQEEVCSLTYSLTRFFKVEELADSELYFCDNCMGKQRSTKRFWIHRLPNVLCLHIKRFRWCNSYRSKVDTQVDFPMKSLDMSAFTVRGVSGTKLGASNSHLYDLAAVIVHHGSGAGTGHYTAFAVHDGQWFHFNDSSVRPATTDAVAKCKPYILFYVRKEFSIPPPL; encoded by the exons ATGGAGTGTCCACATCTTGCTCAAAGCGTCCAATTCGGCGGTAACGACGTAGAAGCGAATTGTACGAAGGATCTACCGTTCGTCTGTGCAG TATGTGGCACTGAGAAAAGTACGTGGCTCTGTTTGTACTGTGGAGCCATTCACTGCGGACGATACGTGGCAGGCCATGCATTACAGCatcacgaagaaaataatcagCACTGTGTTTGTATCGACTGTGAGAACCTGGCAGTATTCTG TTACATGTGTGACGAGTATGTAATTAACGACACGACGAGCGGCCAAATTGAGAAGATACGTCGCGTCACATTTCGCAAAGATGAGCACAAGGAGAATGAAGAGAATTGGAACACGTCGCCGTCTACGACGCCGTCCTCGAGGAGAGAGAACAGTGACGATAACGACGCGGACGCCCTGTGGAAAGCGGAAGTGGTCGTAAGGAACCTCCGACCGAGAACAGCGCGGAAGAGGCTACACTCGTTGGATGGCACAAGCGGGGACAATCGGCCGGCGACCAAGCGTAGGAGCTCCAAGATAACCAAAGAGAAGAAGGTCGTCGGCCTGAGAAATCTCGGCAACACCTGTTTTATGAACGTTGTGTTACAATCATTCAACAACATCAGCCATTTTTGCGAGTATCTCACGCAGATGCCATGCCTAGAGGGCATACCATTCGACGAGCCACCCACACATAGAGGGCGAATCGTCACGCCCGGTCGAGCAAAAGAGTTTATGAGTGACGCCTTACTCGCGGAAGAGCTCAGGAAGGTACTCCTTGGTTTGAATCTTGGTGGCTCAAACGGTCAAGCCATTTCACCCGAATGCCTTTTCCTTGTCATCTGGAAAGTCGTACCAAGATTTCGAGGCTATCAACAACAAGACGCTCATGAATTTCTTACCTACATGTTGGACAGACTGCACACCGAGCTCTTGCAATTGTTGCCCAGACTGGGACACGAACCTCTCGGTCTGCGCGGCAAGCAGAGCATCGTCACAGCCGTGTTTGGAGGCACCCTTCTTAGCGTG GTCCACTGCATGAACTGCCGTACAGATTCCAAGACGCACGAGCCCTTTCAGGATCTTTCACTGGATATACCGGATAGATTGCAGAGACGAACGAAAGAACAGGAAGAAGTATGCAGTCTCACGTACAGCTTAACGAGATTCTTCAAAGTCGAAGAGCTGGCTGATAGCGAACTATACTTTTGTGACAATTGCATGGGGAAGCAGAGATCCACCAAGAGGTTCTGGATACACAGGCTGCCTAAT gtgTTGTGCCTTCACATTAAAAGATTTAGGTGGTGCAATTCCTATCGCTCGAAGGTAGACACACAGGTGgattttccaatgaaatcACTTGATATGTCTGCATTTACGGTGCGTGGCGTGAGTGGAACGAAATTGGGCGCTTCGAATAGTCACCTGTATGACTTAGCTGCCGTTATTGTACACCACGGTTCAGG TGCTGGAACTGGACATTATACTGCCTTCGCTGTTCACGACGGACAATGGTTTCACTTTAACGATAGCTCTGTACGACCAGCAACCACGGACGCAGTCGCCAAGTGTAAACCCTATATTCTGTTTTACGTGCGGAAAGAATTTTCCATTCCACCTCCCTTGTGA